Proteins encoded together in one Mycobacterium sp. MS1601 window:
- a CDS encoding adenine phosphoribosyltransferase yields MSDVSRIIGSLTREVPNFPEPGIQFKDLTPVLADRDGLAAVTDALAEIAEGADLVAGIDARGFLLGAAVATKLRTGVLAIRKGGKLPPPVHRQEYTLEYGSAVLEIPAEGIELAGRKIVLLDDVLATGGTMMAAHRLLVQSGAVVTVAAVVLELEALGGRSKVSPLPVTSLHVV; encoded by the coding sequence GTGAGCGACGTATCCCGGATCATCGGGTCCCTGACACGCGAGGTCCCCAACTTCCCGGAGCCGGGCATCCAGTTCAAGGACCTGACGCCGGTGCTCGCCGACCGCGACGGCCTGGCGGCGGTGACGGATGCCCTGGCCGAGATCGCCGAGGGCGCCGACCTGGTGGCCGGTATCGACGCCCGCGGCTTTCTGCTGGGCGCCGCGGTGGCGACGAAACTGCGCACCGGGGTGCTGGCCATTCGCAAGGGGGGAAAGCTGCCGCCGCCGGTGCACCGTCAGGAGTACACGCTGGAGTACGGCAGCGCGGTGCTGGAGATCCCTGCCGAGGGCATCGAGCTGGCCGGCCGCAAGATCGTCCTGCTCGACGACGTGCTGGCCACGGGCGGCACCATGATGGCCGCGCACCGCCTTCTGGTGCAGAGTGGCGCGGTGGTGACCGTGGCTGCGGTGGTGCTGGAACTCGAAGCACTCGGCGGCAGAAGCAAGGTGTCGCCGCTGCCGGTCACCAGCCTGCACGTGGTCTGA
- a CDS encoding ABC transporter substrate-binding protein, producing the protein MGLKGRRLAAVVVSSVAALGLVGCGSGTADEIDYAIDGALATYNTNTVIGAASGGAQAFARVLTGFGYHGPDGQVVADHDFGSIAVVGREPLVLDYTIADNAVYSDGKPITCDDMVLTWLAQSGRFPQFDAASRAGYIDISTIDCQPGQKKARVSFAIDRAFADYGQLFTATSLMPSHVIADELGLGEGGVTRALQAADLPVVERIAQVWNTGWNLEPGVDVTRFPSSGPYKIDSVRDDGAVVLVANDRWWGTAPITPRVTVWQRGLYVQDRVNDGTFEVVDVATGSSGTLTTPDNYNRVDSPSTGIEQMIFAPEGVMSQIPERLALAHCTPRDVIARNAEVPVSNARLNPANEDTLALTENVPAAGPFMTSNPIAARDTLEGRPLTVRIGYQTPNARLAATVGAIAKACEPAGITVTDASSDVAGPQALRDGQIDVLIASTGGATGSGSSGSSVVDAYALFAGNGDNLSRYANGQIDGIISALAVTLDPKEQARLYGEGAPILWADMPTMPLYRQQRTLMTSKNIEAVSSNPTRWGAGWNMDRWQLNS; encoded by the coding sequence ATGGGGCTCAAAGGCCGGCGCCTTGCGGCGGTTGTGGTGTCGTCCGTCGCCGCGCTGGGGTTGGTGGGCTGCGGTAGCGGCACCGCCGACGAGATCGACTACGCCATCGACGGGGCGCTGGCCACCTACAACACCAACACCGTGATCGGCGCGGCCTCCGGCGGCGCCCAGGCGTTCGCTCGGGTGCTCACCGGTTTCGGCTATCACGGGCCGGACGGACAGGTGGTCGCCGACCACGACTTCGGCTCCATCGCCGTGGTGGGGCGCGAGCCGCTGGTGTTGGACTACACCATCGCCGACAACGCGGTGTACTCGGACGGCAAGCCGATCACCTGCGACGACATGGTGTTGACGTGGTTGGCGCAGTCGGGTCGCTTCCCGCAGTTCGACGCCGCCAGCCGCGCCGGATACATCGACATCTCGACCATCGACTGCCAGCCCGGCCAGAAGAAGGCCAGGGTGTCGTTCGCGATCGACCGGGCTTTCGCCGACTACGGCCAGCTGTTCACCGCCACCTCGCTGATGCCGTCGCACGTGATCGCCGACGAGCTGGGCCTGGGCGAGGGCGGGGTCACCCGGGCGCTGCAGGCCGCCGACCTGCCCGTGGTGGAACGTATCGCGCAGGTGTGGAACACCGGCTGGAACCTCGAGCCCGGTGTGGACGTCACACGCTTCCCGTCGTCGGGGCCCTACAAGATCGACTCGGTCCGCGACGACGGCGCGGTAGTGCTGGTGGCCAACGACCGCTGGTGGGGCACGGCGCCGATCACTCCGCGGGTGACGGTCTGGCAGCGCGGCCTCTATGTCCAGGACCGCGTCAACGACGGCACCTTCGAGGTGGTCGACGTGGCGACGGGATCATCGGGAACCCTGACCACCCCGGACAACTACAACCGCGTCGATTCGCCGTCGACAGGCATCGAGCAGATGATCTTCGCCCCCGAGGGGGTGATGTCACAGATCCCTGAACGCCTTGCGCTGGCGCACTGCACACCGCGTGACGTGATCGCTCGCAACGCCGAAGTGCCGGTGTCCAATGCGCGCCTCAATCCGGCCAACGAGGACACCCTGGCGCTCACGGAGAACGTGCCCGCAGCCGGGCCTTTCATGACATCGAATCCGATCGCGGCGCGCGACACCCTCGAGGGCCGGCCACTGACCGTGCGGATCGGATACCAGACACCCAACGCGCGCCTGGCTGCCACCGTCGGCGCCATCGCCAAAGCCTGTGAGCCGGCGGGAATCACCGTCACCGACGCCTCGTCGGACGTCGCGGGCCCACAGGCCCTTCGGGACGGACAGATCGACGTGCTGATCGCCAGCACCGGGGGAGCGACGGGCAGCGGCTCCTCGGGCTCCTCGGTGGTGGACGCCTACGCGTTGTTCGCAGGCAATGGTGACAACCTGTCCCGGTACGCCAACGGCCAGATCGACGGCATCATCAGCGCACTCGCTGTCACACTGGACCCCAAGGAACAGGCGCGGCTGTATGGCGAGGGCGCCCCGATCCTGTGGGCCGACATGCCGACCATGCCGCTGTACCGTCAGCAGCGCACACTGATGACCTCGAAGAACATCGAGGCCGTCAGCAGCAACCCGACCCGCTGGGGTGCGGGTTGGAACATGGACCGCTGGCAGCTGAACTCGTGA